A window of Nicotiana tabacum cultivar K326 chromosome 24, ASM71507v2, whole genome shotgun sequence contains these coding sequences:
- the LOC107787188 gene encoding putative protein phosphatase 2C 23 — protein MGNGIGKLKQCFAGDVGEISKRRHDIGVDLFDTLDRGLGHSFCYILHDSSSKNHPFSEDSSSSTTTTISSASSSSQTTAFRTISGASISANASTPLSTALVDVCPSKTNTYIEKSSAFESSQWFSSFPLQPIPRRSICSGPIPRVSTLGPVDRGFLSGPIERSFNSGPLDNQYDQLQRYKPESSKWHLVRNLKKVLSSSLLGFQEMNLAEEKNAIKDPLINSLSSENSLADEDEENELFRSQNVQWAEGKAGEDRVHVVISEEHGWVFVGIYDGFNGPDATDFLLKNLYSNVFKELKGLLWNDKLDTSENFMCNETVIVQNQELDQSKSNNSGPDTVASINHLDVLKALSEALRRTEASYLEITDMMVNENPELALMGSCVLVMMMRGKDVYLMNVGDSRAVLAQNPESDRSICNLDRINEESLNNIDAQLYRTDSDRKHNLTSCQLTMDHSTSVKEEVVRIRSEHPDDASAIKKDRVKGSLNVTRAFGAGYLKQPKWNNALLKVFRIDYVGNSPYINCLPSLYHHRLSPRDRFLILSSDGLYQYFNNKEAVAEVETFMSIFPEGDPAQHLVEEVLFRAAKKAGMDFHELLDIPQGDRRKYHDDVSIIIISFEGRIWRSSV, from the exons ATGGGAAACGGAATTGGAAAGTTGAAGCAGTGTTTTGCAGGAGATGTTGGAGAAATCTCAAAACGACGCCATGATATTGGCGTAGACCTCTTTGATACTCTTGACAGAGGATTAGGCCATTCTTTTTGCTACATCTTGCATGATTCATCATCCAAGAATCACCCTTTTTCAGAAGACTCCTCTTCTTCCACCACTACCACTATCTCCAGTGCCAGCAGCAGCAGCCAAACGACGGCGTTTCGCACCATCTCCGGCGCCTCTATCTCCGCCAACGCCTCCACGCCTCTGTCCACTGCCCTCGTCGACGTTTGCCCTTCAAAAACCAATACTTATATAGAGAAGTCGtcagcttttgaaagctcacagTGGTTTTCTTCTTTCCCTCTTCAGCCAATTCCCAGGAGATCAATTTGTTCGGGCCCTATTCCCCGAGTTTCTACCTTGGGCCCGGTCGATAGGGGATTCCTCTCCGGTCCAATAGAGCGGAGTTTCAACTCCGGTCCATTGGACAATCAGTATGATCAGCTCCAAAGGTACAAACCTGAGTCTAGTAAATGGCATTTAGTTAGGAATTTAAAGAAAGTTTTATCAAGCTCTCTTTTGGGGTTTCAAGAAATGAATTTGGCAGAGGAGAAAAATGCGATTAAAGACCCATTGATTAATAGTTTGAGTAGTGAAAACAGTTTGGCTGATGAAGATGAGGAAAATGAATTATTTAGAAGTCAAAATGTGCAGTGGGCAGAGGGAAAAGCAGGGGAAGACAGAGTACATGTAGTGATTTCTGAAGAACATGGTTGGGTTTTTGTTGGGATTTATGATGGATTTAATGGACCTGATGCTACTGATTTTCTACTGAAGAATCTTTATTCAAATGTATTCAAGGAACTCAAGGGACTGCTATGGAATGACAAGTTAGATACCTCCGaaaatttcatgtgtaacgagaCAGTTATCGTTCAGAATCAAGAATTAGATCAATCAAAATCGAACAATTCAGGACCTGACACAGTTGCTAGTATTAACCATTTAGACGTGTTGAAGGCGTTATCAGAGGCGCTGAGAAGAACCGAGGCATCATATTTGGAGATCACAGATATGATGGTGAACGAGAACCCCGAATTGGCCTTAATGGGATCTTGTGTTTTAGTTATGATGATGAGAGGAAAAGATGTTTATTTGATGAATGTTGGAGATAGCAGAGCTGTTTTAGCTCAAAATCCTGAATCCGATCGTTCCATTTGTAATTTGGATCGGATAAATGAGGAGAGTCTAAATAACATTGATGCACAACTCTACAGAACTGATTCAGATCGAAAGCACAATCTAACTTCTTGTCAACTTACTATGGATCATAGCACATCTGTTAAAGAG GAAGTTGTTAGGATTAGAAGTGAGCATCCTGACGACGCTTCTGCTATAAAAAAAGATAGAGTAAAAGGTTCTTTAAACGTTACTCGAGCTTTCGGAGCAGGTTATCTCAAGCAG CCCAAATGGAACAATGCACTTCTAAAGGTTTTCAGAATAGACTACGTTGGAAATTCGCCTTATATCAACTGTTTACCATCGCTTTACCACCACAGACTTAGCCCAAGAGACAGATTTCTGATCTTATCATCTGACGGACTTTACCaatatttcaacaataaagaaGCAGTTGCTGAAGTTGAGACCTTTATGTCTATATTTCCCGAGGGAGATCCCGCGCAACATCTTGTTGAAGAAGTGTTATTTAGAGCTGCAAAGAAAGCTG GTATGGATTTCCATGAGTTACTTGATATACCACAAGGTGATCGTAGGAAGTACCACGATGATGTCTCGATTATCATCATATCGTTCGAAGGAAGGATATGGAGATCATCTGTGTAA
- the LOC107787187 gene encoding pectin acetylesterase 5, whose translation MATHRFFQPMKWWQKLTRREWTIAAASLSILIFTLTFISHSHRFSINSTPPADDLVPFTPLSNAQKKSAFCLDGSVPGYHLQKGFGSGTDKWVILVEGGGWCNSIKTCSVRQTTKLGSSKFMEPDVFHGILGSDPSLNPDFFEWNKVKIRYCDGGSFTGHPESEFKNGTGLFFRGQLIWEAIMNELLSLGLSNAKQALLSGCSAGGLATLIHCDDFREMLPKDANVKCLSDAGFFLNEKDIAGIPTFERFYEDVVNLQGAAKSLKKDCTSRLEPYKCFFPEEFISNIKTPVFLVNPGYDFWQIQNILIPDSSDPHGSWLRCKLNISNCNSKQLEVLEDFRKSLLRKLEGFQQNPEGGMFIISCFAHCQTWMTGTWHASYSPKINNKTIAEAVGEWYFNRKAAKYIDCPFPCNPTCSHFSLT comes from the exons ATGGCGACTCATAGATTTTTTCAACCCATGAAATGGTGGCAAAAATTAACACGAAGAGAGTGGACTATTGCAGCTGCCTCACTCTCTATTCTAATTTTTACTCTTACCTTCATTTCTCACTCTCACAGATTTTCTATTAATTCAACGCCCCCTGCCGACGATTTGGTACCCTTTACTCCTTTAAGCAATGCCCAGAAAAAATCAGCTT TTTGTTTGGATGGAAGCGTACCTGGGTATCATTTGCAAAAGGGTTTTGGATCTGGGACTGATAAATGGGTTATTCTCGTTGAG GGCGGAGGCTGGTGTAACTCAATAAAAACATGTTCTGTTCGCCAGACAACAAAATTGGGCTCTTCAAAGTTCATGGAGCCTGATGTTTTTCATGGAATTTTGGGCTCTGACCCATCACTAAATCCGG ACTTCTTTGAATGGAACAAAGTCAAGATACGCTATTGCGATGGTGGATCCTTTACTGGACACCCAGAGAGTGAATTTAAA AATGGAACGGGACTCTTCTTCAGAGGCCAGCTTATTTGGGAAGCAATAATGAATGAACTTTTGTCATTAGGACTTTCTAATGCTAAACAG GCTCTTCTTTCGGGGTGCTCGGCTGGAGGTCTGGCAACTCTCATACACTGTGATGATTTCCGAGAGATGTTACCCAAGGATGCCAATGTCAAGTGCCTTAGCGATGCAGGTTTTTTCCTCAATGA AAAGGATATTGCTGGAATTCCCACCTTTGAGCGATTTTATGAAGATGTTGTTAACCTCCAG GGTGCGGCAaaaagtttaaagaaggattgCACATCAAGATTGGAACCTTATAAG TGTTTTTTCCCTGAAGAATTTATAAGCAACATAAAGACCCCTGTTTTCCTTGTTAACCCGGGATATGATTTTTGGCAA ATACAAAACATCTTGATACCTGATTCATCGGATCCGCATGGAAGTTGGCTCAGATGCAAGCTAAATATCAGTAACTGTAATTCCAAGCAGCTTGAAGTCCTGGAAG ATTTCCGGAAGTCTTTGCTCAGAAAGCTCGAAGGATTTCAGCAAAATCCAGAAGGGGGCATGTTCATAATTTCTTGCTTTGCACATTGCCAGACATGGATGACTGGGACATGGCATGCTTCTTATTCTCCAAAAATCAATAACAAA ACAATTGCAGAGGCTGTAGGCGAGTGGTACTTCAACCGGAAAGCTGCAAAATATATCGATTGTCCTTTTCCATGCAACCCTACTTGCTCTCATTTTTCCCTAACTTGA
- the LOC107787186 gene encoding uncharacterized protein LOC107787186 translates to MGTSCLCSSLYRFPVDYPDCTVRLGYGYSSSPKRLQAATATITVASDDVCQDKRTCLFSAMRAQKPIITAAILAAAAACAMIMAVNGAEAAEQLTQQEINGETFSNVPQTLSGECVEGQKDCKKARIQRPKSRQAETCTVKCVNTCIRGGLGSPGEGPLNVRRPLVVFKQGFRSRQYCLVECSDICNLIRDGEDGP, encoded by the exons ATGGGAACTTCTTGCTTGTGTTCATCCCTCTATAGATTTCCAGTAGATTATCCAGACTGTACGGTCAGACTCGGCTATGGGTATAGCAGCAGTCCCAAACGACTGCAAGCAGCAACTGCCACAATTACTGTCGCTAGCGATGATGTTTGTCAGGATAAACGGACATGCCTTTTTTCTGCTATGCGAGCGCAGAAGCCAATAATAACTGCAGCAATACTGGCGGCAGCTGCAGCATGTGCAATGATAATGGCGGTGAATGGGGCAGAAGCGGCGGAGCAGTTAACACAACAGGAAATAAATGGAGAAACTTTTTCGAATGTACCGCAAACGCTATCTGGAGAATGTGTTGAGGGTCAGAAAGATTGTAAGAAGGCGAGGATTCAACGACCTAAGTCAAGGCAAGCTGAGACTTGTACTGTTAAATGTGTTAATACTTGTATTCGTGGTGGACTTGGATCTCCTGGTGAAGGTCCCCTTAACGTTAGAAG GCCTCTGGTGGTGTTTAAGCAAGGGTTTCGCAGTCGCCAATACTG TTTGGTGGAATGCTCTGATATATGTAATTTGATAAGAGATGGTGAAGATGGACCATAG